The sequence below is a genomic window from Brachyhypopomus gauderio isolate BG-103 chromosome 20, BGAUD_0.2, whole genome shotgun sequence.
gatgatggtgaagtGGACAATGAAAACTCCTCCACAAGTAGCCTGTTTGGTGCTGACATTCAAGAGGTACATAAATAATTATACATCACACAGTTTTATACCTTTTAGACATTTATATTGATATTCTTTAACCTGTAGTATGGGGAAGACCTGTCAGATTCTGAAGGAAGCATGCTTCATGCTACCAGGAGTGAAGCTGGAAATGATGGGGACAGTGAAGATTTGATGGAGGACAATATTGGTGGAGGAAGCACCTCAGAATTTTCAGTGGTATGTAGTAAATGGTTGAATGACAAAGTGCTAGTAATTAAGTTTAATAACTCACGTAAAGAAGATCATTTTGTAAAATGAGTGTAATGTAGACAATATAAAATAGCTATGACTGACTGTAGCAGCTGTTTTTTGGAGTTTTTGTCCTGACATGATGCTTTATTTTTAAGTTGTGTGAGGTGGAGTTGAGGCAGGTAGTAGTGCAAGGCATTCTGAATATCAGACTATTTCAAAATAGAGACAAAATAAAACTTGCTTAAGGTGTTACAGAGTCATGAGTTAAATTGTTCCATATCTATACAGCAATGTGGCATCACTCCTGCACTGTGTGGGCTTGTAGATAATTGCTTGTGTAGATCAGAATCGAACAGAATTGAATTTTGGTAGTGTTTTGGGTTTGGTCGCAATTTGAGTCTACATAATTGTGAAATATCAATTAATTGTTTTATCACTGCAGTGTTTCTGTTTATTCACTTTCATTGCACAGTCTCAAAGTAACACTTTTAGCATATGAACATAATGGACAATAAAAGACAGCAATATGGATTATGCCAAAATAGCAGCCTTATGCCACCATTCAGCAGAGGTGATAGCAAAATAATTGTAATTACACAATAAAAAGTAAACGTgacttattatttatatttgcatGATCCACTTTTCACAAATAAACTACGAAGGATATTTTAGGACTCATAGTATGCCTGAGTAATTATATAAACGAAGACTCTACTAAAGTTGAGCATACAGGTACACATACAGGTCGCTACTCTTTCTATTGGGTTTGTAGCTTTTTATAATATGATGAAATTATCATTAATTTTGTGATAGCCTAAGGTAAGCATTTCTAGAAAATTACATTTGATAAAATAGAAGAAAACATGCTGGACTAATATTCCTGCTTTGTTCTGTAGCTGCTCACATTTTTACATCTTTtgtctccctttctttctctttagGGCAACGAAGATAGAGCTGATGCTGGTGACAAGCCCTTGTATCCTGGGGCACCTCTTTCTAAAGGAGAAAGTATATTGATGCTGATGTCCTATTTGTTGCGGCATAATTTAACCGGTGAAGCGTTTACTCACTTATTGGAAATGTTTAACATAATGTTTCCAGGTCTTATCCCATCTTCACATTACCTTTTCCACAAAGAATTTGGAAGTTCATCCAATTTTGAAGTTCACTTTTACTGTGAAAGCTGTTCAAAATACCTTGGCATTAGAGCAGAGTGTCCCTTTCAGTGTGACTCTTGCAACACGGTATTTGACGCCAGTGCAAATCTAAAGAATGGCTTCTATTTTCTTGTGTTGCCCCTGTATGCACAAATTCAGCAACTTCTGCAAGAACACATGGTCAGTCTTAATGAAAAAACTAGAACCTCTGGGGTTCTCTCTGACATACAGTCTGGCAAAGAGTATCAAAAGTTACATGACAGTGGAGTTCTTGGAAAAGATGACTTGTCACTAATTTGGAATTTTGATGGCGCACCAGTGTTCAAAAGTTCTAAATGCAGCATTTGGCCTATTCAGTGTCAGGTAATTGAACTGAAACCAGAAGTGAGAAAAAAGCACATTTTGATGTCAGCGTTATGGTTTGGACCAAGTAAACCGTCCATGTTAACATTACTAACACCCTTTGTTAAAGAAGCCTCTTTATTAGAGACTGCAGGTATCGAGTGGCAAGACATACAGGGGAACTCTCATGTTTCTAGAGTGTTTGTGCTGGTTTGTAGCTCTGATTCGATGGCTCGTCCATTGCTTCGTAACACAAAGCAGTTCAATGGTTTTTATGGATGTgatttttgttatcataaagGTGGTAAATCCTATCCATATGATCGACCTGAACCCCCGCTTCGAAATGAGAGAGATCATTTTAGTCATGCGATGTCAGCTTCAGATAATGAGCCAGTGTTTGGCGTCAAAGGGCCATCTCCGTTAATGAAGCTTTGCCACTTCCAAATGATAAATGGTTTTATTCCTGAATATCAACACAATGTGTGTCTTGGAGTCACTCGGCAACTGTCCACACTGTGGTTTGATACAGCAAACAGTGAAGCTGCCTGGTACATTGGCAAACAGATCGAAGAGGTTAATTTGCGacttataaaaataaaacctcCTGTTGAGATAACCAGGACACCAAGGTCAATGAGTGAACGGAAGTTCTGGAAAGCTTCAGAATGGCGAgcatttcttcttttctatGCTCTGCCTGTCTTGAAAGGTATACTCCCTGCCAGATTTTGGAATCATTTGTTCCTTTTGGTGTTTGGTATATATACATTGCTTCAGGATAAGATCAAAACTAGAAGCATCTTGATGTCAGAACTGGCTCTTAAAAAATTTGTCATTGAATTTCAAAGATTGTACGGGAAACATCACATGACTTTCAACATACACTTACTCACACATGTTACTCAAAGTGTAAAAAACTGGGGGCCATTATGGGCTACGTCAACATTCGTGTTTGAATCCAATATGGGCACTCTACTTAAGTATTGTCATGGAACACAGTATATCCCTTCACAAATAGCTAGAAAATTTCTGCTGTGGAGAGAATTGCCAGAAAAGACCAAGCATACTATCACAAATGCAAAGGTTCGGTCATTTGTGGAAGAACTTCACTTTAATAAGCgaaaaactgaaaaatgtgaaatattAAATGAAAGTGTCAAGGGTTTTGGACATCCCCCATTGCAAGAAAACATCACAGCTTCGTATAGGCTTGCCATCACCAAGTTATGTGGAAATCTAAGTAATTGCTTCTGGTCTTTCAGCCGTTTTTTGGTTGATGGAGTTTTGTATCACAGTCAAAAATATGAGAGGCTAAAGAAAAGGTATAACAGTGTTGTATACTTGAAagatggtacattgtgtttaaTTAATGACTTAGTTGTTTTTAAacaacactgtgcacatcaAAGCCCTGCAAATTGTGCATGTACCAAACATTGCTGTGTATTAGTTGAGGTACTTGCTACATCTAGCAGGCCATTGTGTAAAGAttcacaaataaatgtacagtgTACTTTTACACATGAGGTGAGGAAGACTGGAAATGTCAGTGCTATATGGCCAGACATGATAGCAATGAAATGTGTTGTTGTTGAAACAGTTGACAAATTGTACGTTACACCTTTGCCAAATCGCCATGAACGGGACTAAAAGAGCAGTCATGAGTTTAATCAAAAATTGAGTGTTGTAGCCACTGTATTACTTTAAGATACTTACTGCTGTTTGGCTTAATGTTTTGTGATGAGCTTacaaaaatatgttttatatatgtgtgtgcatgtgtataatgTTATGTATTATAATATGAATCAAGCTTGTTAAAATCCTCTCAAACCTTGGAAAACTACTGTCAATAGAATTAGCCAATTGTTTATCTGTTTCTGTACTGTTTAATAACTCTGTGTACATAAAGATCTGATTCACTTCCGCCCATGTACTATTTACTCTAAGCTATTCCACCCCAAACTACAAGTCAAGTATACTTCTGTATAAGGCAAGAATACTTAATTATACTTTTCTTAAGTATATATTGATCAAAGGTTTAAGTACAAGTAAAGGCCACATATACTTAAACTATTCTGTATACttgtcagtataagccaagtatacttcactatactattctaagactaactatgaatgtacttagttttagacttctgtttatacttttcagtataagccaagtatacttcactatactattctaagactatgaatgtacttagttttagacttctgtttatacttttcagtataagccaagtatacttcagtatactattctaagactaactatgaatgtacttagttttagacttctgtttatacttttcaggataagccaagtatacttcagtatactattctaagactaactatgaatgtacttagttttagacttctgtttatacttttcagtataagccaagtatacttcagtatacttttcttaagtatctaaaatatagtttataaaaagtaaacttcaagtatacttcctcagttttagtacaaaataagtatactcatagtacacttgaataaacttctttttgGTAAGGGAAGTTATTAATGTTTAGATTTCTTTTCCAGCAGGAGTGTTAGGAGCTGCATCATGTCACATATTTACAGCATAAACACACATCTATAGACAATAGTTATAGTTATAGacaatattttatttttcatttaatgTCCTTTCACTGTATCAAGAACATCATTAAATATGTTAACATTCATTGttgcatattttattttatgcaaACTAATATATACCCAAATTTAATTTTCTATCAAATCTAGAGGCAGAGTGAGATATGAGAATTAAAGAAAATCTTACGGCATAGAGAAGAATTTTCTCCCTAAGCCAGGCAAGTCCCAGGGCAGGCTCACGGAGAGAACCATAGATTTCTGGTCCTCAGAAAGTTCTTGGGTTCCTTCCAACTAATTAAAGACATCAGAAAGTTCAATGAAAACTCAAAACAGACTTTACAAATAATATATCTTTTGAAGAAAGTATACATATTTAAAAATGGCTTTGGTAAATAaactaatataaaaaaaaaaaaattcccaaACCAGGCGGATGACATCCCGAACATCCTGGTCCACGCAGTCAGATACGCTAATCGTTGCTGTCTCGTGCTCCCCTCCAAAGAGTACATGCACTATGGCAGGGCTCAAGCCAGCAAGACATGGGCCATCATTTAAAAAAGAGTGTCCAATTATGCGCCCAGCTATCACGAAAAAATCACTTTCCAAAAGTGCCCGAGATGTGGAAGGAACAAGATGGTCTTGCTCGCCTTCAAAGAGCAAAGTCTTTACTCCTAAGAAGAAACGCAAataaattttttattatttttttattcattgatGAGTGTTCATTTTAAAGGGACAAAATGTGTTTTGCAAGGCTTCAAGTCTACCAAAAATCAATAGATATACCTGTCTCTTCCTCAAGAAGAAAACCATTCTGAAGATTTTCCATTACTGTAGACAGCACATACCTGTTGACTCCCTCACCAATTGCTGCATCACCTTTCAAATTGAAACACTGACAGTTAGGCAATCCAGAGCTAACTTAGTCCCTAACTTAGCTTACCATTGCTGAGAACTTCAAGAATCATGCAAATCAAAGTGTAAATTTTGAGAATACAGAGAATGTACCTAGTATGCATCTAATGAATTGCCTCCTTTGAGTAAGCATTACATTGTAAAGGTCAGCAAACAAGGCATGTGATTAGTTCCTCTGAAGATGATACAAACTGATTTGATGCTACTCCTTCAACATTGCTTTGTATTGGTATTTGTGAATATTTGACAATAACTATATAATTTGAGTCTCTGAGATTTTACAAATATGAACCTTGTAAtgtctattattattactattgttTTTTAATGTTCACTATTGTCTATTATTAATCTCGTCCTTTTTCTTATAAATGTAGATTGCCATCATGGACAATTGCAATGCTAAAGAAAAAATAACCAAGCCAACAACTTGAGGATAACTAAAGACCCAGTGTGACAAAATAAATCAGTCCATGTAATATTATAAATAAGGCTAAATTATGATTTACCAATGATCTACCTTTTGTAGAAAGTAATAATAGCCCTGTTCCTTTCCACCAAGGAATCCCTCAAGCTCAGGGTGAAGTTCAGGTTGTCTGTGTCTTTATGAGCCTCAAGTGTTGACTGGGTGAACAGCTGAACTGCCTTGGCTGGatctagggttgcaacggtatgagattttcatggtatgataaccgtctcagacaataccgcggtatcacggttatcacggtatcacagttagtttgtatattattaaaagatacactgacccttaaagaaattacaagttttttttgttcaattaactatttattgtagaaacctggaacaattgtatacaaaatgtctcctttaaaaaaaaaaaagctgtacacatgtttatataaatactgcaaaatttgagaaacctattttggatttggatttcagtacaattatttaagtttaaataatttaatatctgataaactgagcctgggtcagtgtctgatcaacaactgttgtaaacgtccgttgtactgccaagttggaatataaccagatactgcagaaagagaggatttatttctgacatgaccctcacaatggagatttctattttaaggctttcacaccgagtctggttttaacatatgaaaaacaggcacgttagaatttgaaaatgaacgcatgtaaattaatggcgtctttcacatccagtgaaagcaaggaccataaaaagctaggtttattctttcactagtgaccgtagcgcgcgactcggcacagttcttttgtattacgttaacaaatacgagcctcttgtaattccaggactaaacatgagagaacgtgaagacgttgagATTGGgcgtaaacaaccattaaataatgtgatgaaaaagcgaattatttcgagtaaatgtataaatatttaacttaattaagtttaaggtgctgggaaagtgacgtacaagtgctttaattccaccttataaagatgtatgaaccctgcaaacatgactttgttcattgcgctgaggcgcgccacgcgcaaagttacaaaattcgagaggtgcacgacctcgcgaatcgacagcgcgtgagaccctcgcgcacgggcggagccaccgcgattacgtcattttcgccgctgattttagtttagcttttttttttgttaaaaaatttaagtctgatgcactttctgccattctcaccgctgtgtgctgagtagctgaaccggagcggagttgcgcatgcgcgggtcagtttctccgctggcttgctttttaccggtaataagcaaacgcacacggtatggtaaccgtgcattttaataccgtggtataccgtgaaaccggttaccgctgcaaccctagctGGATCTGGTTCTGTAATCCAAGCTTAACAGAAAAACAGTGTCAGGTCAAATATATACTTCCAAAAAAcgagaaaatatatatatacaattttCGGAATCACTtgagataaaaaataaatgacgctgtgcattaacattttaaaattttCTGAGAGATAAAGTATGCTTACCATCAGCATGTACTGTACTCCTTGACGGTGAAATACCAGATGAGATTGCtgtacagacagacatgaaATGTCAGGCAGTAGACTGAAAAATCTATATCTCTACATCACCAGGTGAAGGGTCTGActccagtgttgggtaagttactttgaaaaagtagttacagttacaagttaccttgtttaaaatgtaattgtagtgtaacttttctgattacttttgaaaagtaatgtaactaattacttttggattactttttgattactttacggtttaaatgagtattgacccatgatcaacatttaatttttgagaactgacagtgtgaaacttaaaagagtactaagctgagagggaattgctgacaggcaatcacaggaggtccacaagaagagatgcctgtgTAACGGGTATAAAATAGAAGGAAAATTTTagcgatttttttttttgtttatggaATTTATTTTACTATGCAGCATATTAATTTCACCAAATATTGGGAGTGTTGCGATGGGCAGTGTCACGAATTCTGGTGACCGTTGGGTGACGTTGGTGACCGTTATTTTTACGCCTCTCGTCAGTCTGCATTGGATACGGCAGAGAGAGGTACGTACTCCGTGTGGTGTGATTTATAGTTTGCATTTTCGGGTTCACAACATCGATTTAATTGCTCACAGTAGTTAGGTACGTTAAAGTAATTGTTATGTTGGAAGTTCTGTGTAGTTTTTGTGTCATTTCTACCTGTATGTGTACGTTTTGAGGGCTTGAACACAGACTAGTTATAGCGCTAAGAGGCTAGTTCCGCCATTTCATTTTCGCGGACTTATGGTTAAACTTGCCTTCTTTTCATGTCAGGTGCATGTTCTTTGTGAATGAGGAGCCTGACTgtgatgtttctttttttattattatttcactaCAGATATGTGTATACGCTTTATTTCTAATACCACGTTGGTAAATGTTTCCTTTCGTTTATGGGTTACTGATTTTAAGTAATGTAATGATTGAGGTGggaaaaatgtttgatgtttatatatgtataatttgttattttgtttgtgtatgattaattgattgattgatatgaatttgatgtgAGGTTTGTGTAACTTTGCTTCATTACTTTTGTCAAAAAGTAGTCTGCATTGGATACGGCAGAGAGAGGTGCATGTTCTTTGTGAATGAGGAGCCTGACTgtgatgtttctttttttattattatttcactaCAGTTTACAATAAACCTCGGTACGCCAAGAGCAACTGACTTGCGTCACTTTGTTACTACTACAAGAACACAACGCAGAGAGCAAGAGCCAATATAGGGAAGGCCAGTTACATTGGTGCCGTGACCTTCGTGATCCATCAAGCATCGACGCCATCTCGATCACATGGGGTTACCAGCCTTTTCACCTGTGTTGCAAGTTGGTCATTTAGTGTAAGAGACATTTTAGTGGACCTTCCTTATTTGGAAGAAGAGTTTCTTACACAACTCTTTTGAATgatttgtgattttgttttctCCACCGCTTATTCTCCTTTCTTGttaatttgtcatttttattAGTCAATATGGAATCAGATGCTAGCCCAGAGGGTTCTTTCACTGTGGGTCTTGGGAGAGGGTGGTTTCTCAGGGATGGACTCCACACACCTAAAGTGGGAAGGTTGAACACGCCTGGGTTTTGTTCGACCCGTATTCAGGCTCCTGCAAATGAGTTGCAGAGCCCACAGACAACGTCTCATGTTGAGTTGAGTACTCTCATCTCAGAACTGGCTGACCAGATAGGGAGGTCCATTGCTACTCAGCTGCAGAGTGACAGAGGGCATAACAACTCTGCACCCCTAGGGATTTCTAGCTCAGAACAGGGACCCAATGAGTTGAACCTGTCTGGTGTGAAACTTGTAATGCAGTCAGATGTTAAAGAGCCCCCAATTTTCAGAGGTGACAGTGGTGATAAATGCTCGGTTCGTGAGTGGGTAGAAATGGTGGAGATATATTTTGTGAAAAGAAACATTCCTACACACCAGCAATCCCAGGAGATATTGGTTAGGCTAACGGGGAGAGCAAGAGATGTAGTGAAAGTCACAATGCGCCACAACCCATCACTGAGCAAGACTCCTGACATGATCTTTGATCTTCTGAAACAGCACTTTAGTGAGCTGACTTACTCCTCTATGCCGATGGCTGATTTCTATAATACCAAGCCATTGCATCATGAGGGAGTGATGGAATATTGGATTAGACTCAATAATGCCATTGACATTGCAGATGAGTGTTTACGGAGGCAGGGACGGTGTGTTGGGGATCCAGGACGTGAAGTGTCAATGATGTTCATTAAATATTGCCCGGACCCCATCCTCTCGAACAGACTCAGTTTCAAGGCAGCTGAGGAGTGGACGACCACTGAAGTACAAGACCGCATCGACAGTTTCCAGCGTGAGCTCAAGATGCGTTCTCAAACAGGTTCTTGCACCATACAGGGCCACAGTCAGCCATGCCCAGTCTGTCATGTCTCAGGAACACATTCCCTCTCACACGATACATGCTGCTCCCATCTCACGGCACTGTGCAGTTTCTGACGTCATTCCACTGGCTCCGCCTGCA
It includes:
- the LOC143484152 gene encoding uncharacterized protein LOC143484152 isoform X1, translating into MAKRSGPYKRYLENDTERIPRRTKFRWNAKNYNKNGPRNTGGDSSNTSNSEDEKIGNEHFEKRGINIQEPLDIEYDGVNPEDDMSTVSSSEVDNENSSTTSLMGTDIQENNIEDDMSNASSSEDDDGEVDNENSSTSSLFGADIQEYGEDLSDSEGSMLHATRSEAGNDGDSEDLMEDNIGGGSTSEFSVGNEDRADAGDKPLYPGAPLSKGESILMLMSYLLRHNLTGEAFTHLLEMFNIMFPGLIPSSHYLFHKEFGSSSNFEVHFYCESCSKYLGIRAECPFQCDSCNTVFDASANLKNGFYFLVLPLYAQIQQLLQEHMVSLNEKTRTSGVLSDIQSGKEYQKLHDSGVLGKDDLSLIWNFDGAPVFKSSKCSIWPIQCQVIELKPEVRKKHILMSALWFGPSKPSMLTLLTPFVKEASLLETAGIEWQDIQGNSHVSRVFVLVCSSDSMARPLLRNTKQFNGFYGCDFCYHKGGKSYPYDRPEPPLRNERDHFSHAMSASDNEPVFGVKGPSPLMKLCHFQMINGFIPEYQHNVCLGVTRQLSTLWFDTANSEAAWYIGKQIEEVNLRLIKIKPPVEITRTPRSMSERKFWKASEWRAFLLFYALPVLKGILPARFWNHLFLLVFGIYTLLQDKIKTRSILMSELALKKFVIEFQRLYGKHHMTFNIHLLTHVTQSVKNWGPLWATSTFVFESNMGTLLKYCHGTQYIPSQIARKFLLWRELPEKTKHTITNAKVRSFVEELHFNKRKTEKCEILNESVKGFGHPPLQENITASYRLAITKLCGNLSNCFWSFSRFLVDGVLYHSQKYERLKKRYNSVVYLKDGTLCLINDLVVFKQHCAHQSPANCACTKHCCVLVEVLATSSRPLCKDSQINVQCTFTHEVRKTGNVSAIWPDMIAMKCVVVETVDKLYVTPLPNRHERD